In Vigna unguiculata cultivar IT97K-499-35 chromosome 3, ASM411807v1, whole genome shotgun sequence, a single genomic region encodes these proteins:
- the LOC114177192 gene encoding uncharacterized protein LOC114177192 isoform X2, protein MSWRRVLNSAQALAAHTFLLCFTLFLVLKLDHDLSCSWWVVFLPLWMFHGVVARGRFSLPAPSAPRNRNWAPCHAVVATPLLIAFELLLCIYLESIYDLGYAAVDLKIVFLPLLTFEIIILIDNFRMCKALMPGDEENLSDEAIWETLPHFWVAISMVFFIAATVFTLLKLSGDVGALGWWDLFINFAIAECFSFLVCTKWSNPVIHRNSREASSSSSTTIRYLDWNSGLVVSTDENRPQGRICSLQDIGGHFMKVPIIVFQVLLCMHLEGTPASAVNIPLPVIFSPLFVLQGAGVLLSASKLAEKLVLLLRSGAAAGIYFRFSSRVHDCLGFLHHGSRLLGWWSIDEGSREEQARIYHEGASGYNTFCGYPPEIVKKMPKKELAEEVWRLQAALGEQTEITKFSQQEYERLQNEKVLCRICFEGEINVVLLPCRHRVLCSTCSEKCKKCPICRDSIAERLPVYDV, encoded by the exons ATGAGCTGGCGCAGGGTGTTGAACTCAGCACAGGCCCTGGCCGCGCACACCTTCCTGTTGTGCTTCACTCTCTTCCTCGTTCTCAAGCTTGATCACGATCTCTCTTGTTCTTGGTG GGTAGTATTTTTACCTCTTTGGATGTTCCATGGTGTTGTGGCTCGAGGAAGGTTTTCATTACCTGCACCATCTGCTCCACGTAATCGAAAT TGGGCACCATGTCATGCCGTCGTTGCTACGCCGTTGCTTATTGCGTTTGAATTGCTCCTTTGTATATATCTTGAGAGCATATATG ATCTCGGCTATGCAGCAGTTGATCTAAAGATAGTGTTTCTTCCCTTACTAACATTTGAAATCATTATTCTCATTGACAATTTCAG GATGTGTAAGGCTCTGATGCCAGGGGATGAAGAAAACTTGAGTGACGAGGCAATATGGGAAACTCTTCCT CACTTCTGGGTTGCAATTTCTATGGTGTTCTTCATTGCTGCTACAGTCTTCACACTCCTAAAACTGAGCG GTGATGTAGGTGCTCTCGGCTGGTGGGACCTTTTTATTAACTTTGC TATCGCCGAATGCTTTTCTTTCCTTGTATGTACAAAGTGGTCCAATCCTGTAATTCATAGAAATTCAAGAGAAGCCAGTAGTTCATCTTCAACTACTATTAGATATCTTGACTGGAACAGTGGTTTAGTAGTTTCTACAGATGAAAATCGACCACAGGGGAGAATCTGTAGCCTACAAGACATAGGGGGGCATTTCATGAAAGTACCAATTATTGTATTCCAGGTTCTTCTCTGTATGCATCTAGAG GGAACACCTGCTTCTGCTGTAAATATACCACTTCCAGTTATTTTCTCTCCGCTTTTTGTACTTCAAGGAGCTGGAGTACTTTTATCTGCATCTAAATTAGCGGAGAAACTTGTGCTTCTCCTACGAAGTGGAGCTGCTGCAggaatttattttagattttcttCAAGAGTTCATGATTGCTTGGGGTTCTTGCATCATGGTTCCAG ATTGTTGGGTTGGTGGTCAATTGATGAAGGGAGTCGGGAAGAACAAGCACGAATATACCATGAGGGAGCATCTGG GTATAATACGTTCTGTGGTTATCCTCCTGAGATTGTTAAGAAAATGCCGAAAAAGGAACTCGCTGAGGAG GTTTGGAGACTCCAGGCAGCTCTTGGAGAACAGACTGAAATTACAAAATTCAGCCAACAGGAGTATGAAAGACTTCAAAAT GAGAAAGTGTTGTGCAGGATTTGTTTTGAGGGAGAGATTAATGTTGTATTGCTCCCATGTAGGCATCGCGTCCTTTGCAG CACTTGCTCAGAGAAGTGTAAGAAGTGCCCGATTTGCCGTGACTCTATTGCTGAGCGTTTGCCTGTATATGATGTTTAG
- the LOC114177192 gene encoding uncharacterized protein LOC114177192 isoform X1 — protein sequence MSWRRVLNSAQALAAHTFLLCFTLFLVLKLDHDLSCSWWVVFLPLWMFHGVVARGRFSLPAPSAPRNRNWAPCHAVVATPLLIAFELLLCIYLESIYDLGYAAVDLKIVFLPLLTFEIIILIDNFRMCKALMPGDEENLSDEAIWETLPHFWVAISMVFFIAATVFTLLKLSGNYFPPKCDVGALGWWDLFINFAIAECFSFLVCTKWSNPVIHRNSREASSSSSTTIRYLDWNSGLVVSTDENRPQGRICSLQDIGGHFMKVPIIVFQVLLCMHLEGTPASAVNIPLPVIFSPLFVLQGAGVLLSASKLAEKLVLLLRSGAAAGIYFRFSSRVHDCLGFLHHGSRLLGWWSIDEGSREEQARIYHEGASGYNTFCGYPPEIVKKMPKKELAEEVWRLQAALGEQTEITKFSQQEYERLQNEKVLCRICFEGEINVVLLPCRHRVLCSTCSEKCKKCPICRDSIAERLPVYDV from the exons ATGAGCTGGCGCAGGGTGTTGAACTCAGCACAGGCCCTGGCCGCGCACACCTTCCTGTTGTGCTTCACTCTCTTCCTCGTTCTCAAGCTTGATCACGATCTCTCTTGTTCTTGGTG GGTAGTATTTTTACCTCTTTGGATGTTCCATGGTGTTGTGGCTCGAGGAAGGTTTTCATTACCTGCACCATCTGCTCCACGTAATCGAAAT TGGGCACCATGTCATGCCGTCGTTGCTACGCCGTTGCTTATTGCGTTTGAATTGCTCCTTTGTATATATCTTGAGAGCATATATG ATCTCGGCTATGCAGCAGTTGATCTAAAGATAGTGTTTCTTCCCTTACTAACATTTGAAATCATTATTCTCATTGACAATTTCAG GATGTGTAAGGCTCTGATGCCAGGGGATGAAGAAAACTTGAGTGACGAGGCAATATGGGAAACTCTTCCT CACTTCTGGGTTGCAATTTCTATGGTGTTCTTCATTGCTGCTACAGTCTTCACACTCCTAAAACTGAGCGGTAACTATTTCCCCCCTAAAT GTGATGTAGGTGCTCTCGGCTGGTGGGACCTTTTTATTAACTTTGC TATCGCCGAATGCTTTTCTTTCCTTGTATGTACAAAGTGGTCCAATCCTGTAATTCATAGAAATTCAAGAGAAGCCAGTAGTTCATCTTCAACTACTATTAGATATCTTGACTGGAACAGTGGTTTAGTAGTTTCTACAGATGAAAATCGACCACAGGGGAGAATCTGTAGCCTACAAGACATAGGGGGGCATTTCATGAAAGTACCAATTATTGTATTCCAGGTTCTTCTCTGTATGCATCTAGAG GGAACACCTGCTTCTGCTGTAAATATACCACTTCCAGTTATTTTCTCTCCGCTTTTTGTACTTCAAGGAGCTGGAGTACTTTTATCTGCATCTAAATTAGCGGAGAAACTTGTGCTTCTCCTACGAAGTGGAGCTGCTGCAggaatttattttagattttcttCAAGAGTTCATGATTGCTTGGGGTTCTTGCATCATGGTTCCAG ATTGTTGGGTTGGTGGTCAATTGATGAAGGGAGTCGGGAAGAACAAGCACGAATATACCATGAGGGAGCATCTGG GTATAATACGTTCTGTGGTTATCCTCCTGAGATTGTTAAGAAAATGCCGAAAAAGGAACTCGCTGAGGAG GTTTGGAGACTCCAGGCAGCTCTTGGAGAACAGACTGAAATTACAAAATTCAGCCAACAGGAGTATGAAAGACTTCAAAAT GAGAAAGTGTTGTGCAGGATTTGTTTTGAGGGAGAGATTAATGTTGTATTGCTCCCATGTAGGCATCGCGTCCTTTGCAG CACTTGCTCAGAGAAGTGTAAGAAGTGCCCGATTTGCCGTGACTCTATTGCTGAGCGTTTGCCTGTATATGATGTTTAG
- the LOC114178214 gene encoding protein DENND6A-like isoform X1 yields MSRSPSFKVREELLPSLDPESLQRWIVGFCAIRFDLEQGQLVELCYPPGCLTNDEELEIAYSSFPDSISQQQNRSSIHDSIFFFRFRRHLKSQSTELDKDFSPNSIDKSNVGEELSSTSSADVSKYMYGFVFNRQIHDERLKRGGEQKSVVVLSHSPYSSVFRPLLQIIGPLYFDIGKVALEHIAAYVSAWPAPVPGKLMDLPIGNETLKVNLPPVHCLPMENGLSFDESASPVAPLLPSNQSIPQGLFHDADIFGAFRGILLQLWLLWELLVIGEPILIIAPTPSQCCEAVASLVSLIAPLLCSVDFRPYFTIHDPEFSHLNSIREGETFPPMVLGVTNLFFLKALRKIPHIVSVGSLHTSSNRVALSTRSSAGKVSGRPDGGLQQLSLQNLQKFSPSSLLNAIKLRRDGPLCLMTEHKEAIWSTYSAITKPDTSILNRLVDAGMSPRVEESMSVVNNEILRRHFLELTTNFLAPFGPYFRIIAPLEGSSPYVDPPSLPPFSADEFLSSLSTRGPGKFILKRMKSNWLNFYRRFLNGPNFMPWFQRRRAVAEREQDRLWRHARMKTDMQQLVSKMSELEIVDSFNVIEKLLHRELQLQQPGNGGINYTATCEKLMRDLQAVFNALTKDLQQIMLSNPERASLLQRIVN; encoded by the exons ATGAGTAGGTCTCCTTCCTTTAAAGTCAGAGAAGAACTTCTTCCCAGTCTTGATCCTGAGTCTTTACAGAGATGGATAGTTGGTTTTTGTGCTATAAGGTTTGATCTTGAACAAGGCCAGCTTGTAGAACTATGTTATCCTCCTGGCTGTCTTACGAATGATGAGGAACTGGAGATTGCATATAGTTCGTTTCCGGATTCCATTTCCCAGCAGCAAAACCGCTCAAGCATTCATGATTCTATCTTCTTTTTCCGATTTCGTAGGCACCTCAAATCTCAATCCACTGAACTTGACAAGGACTTTTCTCCAAACTCCATAGATAAAAGTAATGTTGGTGAAGAATTATCCAGTACAAGCAGTGCTGATGTTTCTAAATACATGTATGGTTTTGTCTTTAATAGACAGATACATGATGAGAGGCTAAAGCGAGGAGGGGAGCAGAAGTCTGTGGTCGTTTTGTCCCACAGTCCTTATTCAAGTGTGTTTAGACCTTTATTACAGATTATAGGTCCCTTATATTTTGACATTGGTAAGGTAGCACTGGAGCATATTGCAGCTTATGTTTCAGCATGGCCTGCTCCTGTTCCTGGAAAGCTAATGGATCTTCCTATTGGGAATGAAACCCTTAAAGTGAACTTGCCACCTGTTCACTGCTTGCCCATGGAAAATGGATTATCTTTTGATGAGTCTGCTTCTCCTGTGGCACCTTTACTTCCTAGTAATCAGTCTATTCCACAGGGTCTTTTTCATGATGCAGACATTTTTGGTGCTTTCCGTGGCATTTTATTGCAGCTTTGGTTGTTATGGGAGTTGTTAGTCATTGGTGAACCAATTCTGATCATTGCACCAACCCCTTCCCAGTGTTGTGAGGCCGTTGCCAGTCTTGTGAGTTTGATTGCACCATTACTATGTAGTGTTGACTTCCGGCCTTATTTTACCATTCATGATCCTGAGTTTTCACACTTGAACTCAATCCGGGAAGGGGAAACCTTCCCTCCAATGGTTTTAGGGGTGACAAATCTTTTCTTCCTTAAGGCTCTTCGGAAAATCCCCCACATTGTTTCTGTTGGAAGTCTCCATACCAGTTCAAATAGGGTTGCCCTTTCAACTAGGTCTTCTGCTGGCAAAGTTTCTGGTAGACCTGATGGTGGGCTTCAGCAACTTTCCCTACAGAACCTACAGAAGTTTTCTCCTTCAAGTTTATTGAATGCAATTAAGCTGCGGAGAGATGGTCCTCTTTGTCTCATGACAGAACATAAGGAAGCCATTTGGTCTACATATTCTGCCATAACTAAGCCCGACACCTCTATTTTAAATAGGCTTGTAGATGCTGGCATGTCACCAAGAGTTGAGGAATCAATGTCAGTTGTTAACAATGAGATATTACGGCGACATTTCTTGGAGCTCACAACTAATTTTCTGGCCCCTTTTGGTCCATATTTTAGGATTATAGCTCCATTGGAAGGATCTTCTCCTTATGTTGATCCTCCTTCTTTGCCTCCATTTAGTGCTGATGAATTTCTTTCAAGTTTATCAACCAGAGGCCCAGGGAAGTTCATTTTGAAGAGAATGAAGTCTAACTGGCTCAACTTCTACAg GCGGTTCCTGAATGGACCCAACTTCATGCCTTGGTTTCAGAGGAGGCGTGCTGTAGCTGAACGGGAACAAGATAGATTGTGGAGGCATGCAAGAATGAAAACTGATATGCAACAGCTTGTATCTAAAATGTCTGAGTTAGAAATTGTGGATTCCTTCAACGTTATAGAGAAACTTCTACATAGAGAATTGCAG CTGCAGCAACCTGGAAACGGAGGTATCAATTATACTGCAACTTGTGAGAAACTAATGAGAGATCTTCAAGCAGTTTTCAATGCGCTTACAAAAGATCTGCAACAAATCATGCTTTCAAATCCAGAAAGGGCATCCCTTCTGCAACGTATTGTGAATTGA
- the LOC114178214 gene encoding protein DENND6A-like isoform X3, translating into MSRSPSFKVREELLPSLDPESLQRWIVGFCAIRFDLEQGQLVELCYPPGCLTNDEELEIAYSSFPDSISQQQNRSSIHDSIFFFRFRRHLKSQSTELDKDFSPNSIDKSNVGEELSSTSSADVSKYMYGFVFNRQIHDERLKRGGEQKSVVVLSHSPYSSVFRPLLQIIGPLYFDIGKVALEHIAAYVSAWPAPVPGKLMDLPIGNETLKVNLPPVHCLPMENGLSFDESASPVAPLLPSNQSIPQGLFHDADIFGAFRGILLQLWLLWELLVIGEPILIIAPTPSQCCEAVASLVSLIAPLLCSVDFRPYFTIHDPEFSHLNSIREGETFPPMVLGVTNLFFLKALRKIPHIVSVGSLHTSSNRVALSTRSSAGKVSGRPDGGLQQLSLQNLQKFSPSSLLNAIKLRRDGPLCLMTEHKEAIWSTYSAITKPDTSILNRLVDAGMSPRVEESMSVVNNEILRRHFLELTTNFLAPFGPYFRIIAPLEGSSPYVDPPSLPPFSADEFLSSLSTRGPGKFILKRMKSNWLNFYRGGVL; encoded by the exons ATGAGTAGGTCTCCTTCCTTTAAAGTCAGAGAAGAACTTCTTCCCAGTCTTGATCCTGAGTCTTTACAGAGATGGATAGTTGGTTTTTGTGCTATAAGGTTTGATCTTGAACAAGGCCAGCTTGTAGAACTATGTTATCCTCCTGGCTGTCTTACGAATGATGAGGAACTGGAGATTGCATATAGTTCGTTTCCGGATTCCATTTCCCAGCAGCAAAACCGCTCAAGCATTCATGATTCTATCTTCTTTTTCCGATTTCGTAGGCACCTCAAATCTCAATCCACTGAACTTGACAAGGACTTTTCTCCAAACTCCATAGATAAAAGTAATGTTGGTGAAGAATTATCCAGTACAAGCAGTGCTGATGTTTCTAAATACATGTATGGTTTTGTCTTTAATAGACAGATACATGATGAGAGGCTAAAGCGAGGAGGGGAGCAGAAGTCTGTGGTCGTTTTGTCCCACAGTCCTTATTCAAGTGTGTTTAGACCTTTATTACAGATTATAGGTCCCTTATATTTTGACATTGGTAAGGTAGCACTGGAGCATATTGCAGCTTATGTTTCAGCATGGCCTGCTCCTGTTCCTGGAAAGCTAATGGATCTTCCTATTGGGAATGAAACCCTTAAAGTGAACTTGCCACCTGTTCACTGCTTGCCCATGGAAAATGGATTATCTTTTGATGAGTCTGCTTCTCCTGTGGCACCTTTACTTCCTAGTAATCAGTCTATTCCACAGGGTCTTTTTCATGATGCAGACATTTTTGGTGCTTTCCGTGGCATTTTATTGCAGCTTTGGTTGTTATGGGAGTTGTTAGTCATTGGTGAACCAATTCTGATCATTGCACCAACCCCTTCCCAGTGTTGTGAGGCCGTTGCCAGTCTTGTGAGTTTGATTGCACCATTACTATGTAGTGTTGACTTCCGGCCTTATTTTACCATTCATGATCCTGAGTTTTCACACTTGAACTCAATCCGGGAAGGGGAAACCTTCCCTCCAATGGTTTTAGGGGTGACAAATCTTTTCTTCCTTAAGGCTCTTCGGAAAATCCCCCACATTGTTTCTGTTGGAAGTCTCCATACCAGTTCAAATAGGGTTGCCCTTTCAACTAGGTCTTCTGCTGGCAAAGTTTCTGGTAGACCTGATGGTGGGCTTCAGCAACTTTCCCTACAGAACCTACAGAAGTTTTCTCCTTCAAGTTTATTGAATGCAATTAAGCTGCGGAGAGATGGTCCTCTTTGTCTCATGACAGAACATAAGGAAGCCATTTGGTCTACATATTCTGCCATAACTAAGCCCGACACCTCTATTTTAAATAGGCTTGTAGATGCTGGCATGTCACCAAGAGTTGAGGAATCAATGTCAGTTGTTAACAATGAGATATTACGGCGACATTTCTTGGAGCTCACAACTAATTTTCTGGCCCCTTTTGGTCCATATTTTAGGATTATAGCTCCATTGGAAGGATCTTCTCCTTATGTTGATCCTCCTTCTTTGCCTCCATTTAGTGCTGATGAATTTCTTTCAAGTTTATCAACCAGAGGCCCAGGGAAGTTCATTTTGAAGAGAATGAAGTCTAACTGGCTCAACTTCTACAg AGGAGGCGTGCTGTAG
- the LOC114178214 gene encoding protein DENND6A-like isoform X2: protein MSRSPSFKVREELLPSLDPESLQRWIVGFCAIRFDLEQGQLVELCYPPGCLTNDEELEIAYSSFPDSISQQQNRSSIHDSIFFFRFRRHLKSQSTELDKDFSPNSIDKSNVGEELSSTSSADVSKYMYGFVFNRQIHDERLKRGGEQKSVVVLSHSPYSSVFRPLLQIIGPLYFDIGKVALEHIAAYVSAWPAPVPGKLMDLPIGNETLKVNLPPVHCLPMENGLSFDESASPVAPLLPSNQSIPQGLFHDADIFGAFRGILLQLWLLWELLVIGEPILIIAPTPSQCCEAVASLVSLIAPLLCSVDFRPYFTIHDPEFSHLNSIREGETFPPMVLGVTNLFFLKALRKIPHIVSVGSLHTSSNRVALSTRSSAGKVSGRPDGGLQQLSLQNLQKFSPSSLLNAIKLRRDGPLCLMTEHKEAIWSTYSAITKPDTSILNRLVDAGMSPRVEESMSVVNNEILRRHFLELTTNFLAPFGPYFRIIAPLEGSSPYVDPPSLPPFSADEFLSSLSTRGPGKFILKRMKSNWLNFYRRFLNGPNFMPWFQRRRAVAEREQDRLWRHARMKTDMQQLVSKMSELEIVDSFNVIEKLLHRELQQPGNGGINYTATCEKLMRDLQAVFNALTKDLQQIMLSNPERASLLQRIVN, encoded by the exons ATGAGTAGGTCTCCTTCCTTTAAAGTCAGAGAAGAACTTCTTCCCAGTCTTGATCCTGAGTCTTTACAGAGATGGATAGTTGGTTTTTGTGCTATAAGGTTTGATCTTGAACAAGGCCAGCTTGTAGAACTATGTTATCCTCCTGGCTGTCTTACGAATGATGAGGAACTGGAGATTGCATATAGTTCGTTTCCGGATTCCATTTCCCAGCAGCAAAACCGCTCAAGCATTCATGATTCTATCTTCTTTTTCCGATTTCGTAGGCACCTCAAATCTCAATCCACTGAACTTGACAAGGACTTTTCTCCAAACTCCATAGATAAAAGTAATGTTGGTGAAGAATTATCCAGTACAAGCAGTGCTGATGTTTCTAAATACATGTATGGTTTTGTCTTTAATAGACAGATACATGATGAGAGGCTAAAGCGAGGAGGGGAGCAGAAGTCTGTGGTCGTTTTGTCCCACAGTCCTTATTCAAGTGTGTTTAGACCTTTATTACAGATTATAGGTCCCTTATATTTTGACATTGGTAAGGTAGCACTGGAGCATATTGCAGCTTATGTTTCAGCATGGCCTGCTCCTGTTCCTGGAAAGCTAATGGATCTTCCTATTGGGAATGAAACCCTTAAAGTGAACTTGCCACCTGTTCACTGCTTGCCCATGGAAAATGGATTATCTTTTGATGAGTCTGCTTCTCCTGTGGCACCTTTACTTCCTAGTAATCAGTCTATTCCACAGGGTCTTTTTCATGATGCAGACATTTTTGGTGCTTTCCGTGGCATTTTATTGCAGCTTTGGTTGTTATGGGAGTTGTTAGTCATTGGTGAACCAATTCTGATCATTGCACCAACCCCTTCCCAGTGTTGTGAGGCCGTTGCCAGTCTTGTGAGTTTGATTGCACCATTACTATGTAGTGTTGACTTCCGGCCTTATTTTACCATTCATGATCCTGAGTTTTCACACTTGAACTCAATCCGGGAAGGGGAAACCTTCCCTCCAATGGTTTTAGGGGTGACAAATCTTTTCTTCCTTAAGGCTCTTCGGAAAATCCCCCACATTGTTTCTGTTGGAAGTCTCCATACCAGTTCAAATAGGGTTGCCCTTTCAACTAGGTCTTCTGCTGGCAAAGTTTCTGGTAGACCTGATGGTGGGCTTCAGCAACTTTCCCTACAGAACCTACAGAAGTTTTCTCCTTCAAGTTTATTGAATGCAATTAAGCTGCGGAGAGATGGTCCTCTTTGTCTCATGACAGAACATAAGGAAGCCATTTGGTCTACATATTCTGCCATAACTAAGCCCGACACCTCTATTTTAAATAGGCTTGTAGATGCTGGCATGTCACCAAGAGTTGAGGAATCAATGTCAGTTGTTAACAATGAGATATTACGGCGACATTTCTTGGAGCTCACAACTAATTTTCTGGCCCCTTTTGGTCCATATTTTAGGATTATAGCTCCATTGGAAGGATCTTCTCCTTATGTTGATCCTCCTTCTTTGCCTCCATTTAGTGCTGATGAATTTCTTTCAAGTTTATCAACCAGAGGCCCAGGGAAGTTCATTTTGAAGAGAATGAAGTCTAACTGGCTCAACTTCTACAg GCGGTTCCTGAATGGACCCAACTTCATGCCTTGGTTTCAGAGGAGGCGTGCTGTAGCTGAACGGGAACAAGATAGATTGTGGAGGCATGCAAGAATGAAAACTGATATGCAACAGCTTGTATCTAAAATGTCTGAGTTAGAAATTGTGGATTCCTTCAACGTTATAGAGAAACTTCTACATAGAGAATTGCAG CAACCTGGAAACGGAGGTATCAATTATACTGCAACTTGTGAGAAACTAATGAGAGATCTTCAAGCAGTTTTCAATGCGCTTACAAAAGATCTGCAACAAATCATGCTTTCAAATCCAGAAAGGGCATCCCTTCTGCAACGTATTGTGAATTGA
- the LOC114176836 gene encoding transcription factor SRM1-like, protein MSSSGTLWSYEEEKAFENAIAMHWIEEASKEQWEKIASAVPTKSMEEVKQHYQVLVEDVSAIEAGHIPFPNYASEETTSSNKDFHASSKATNSDKRSNCNFGTGFSGLGHDSTTHSSGKGALSRSSEQERRKGIPWTEEEHRLFLLGLDKFGKGDWRSISRNFVISRTPTQVASHAQKYFIRLNSMNRDRRRSSIHDITSVNNGDVASNQAPITGQHSSTVSSSTMGVGQSLKHRVQGHIPPGLGMYGTPVGHPVAAPPGHMASAVGTPVMLPPGPHPHAHAHAHPHPHPHPHPPYVLPLAYPMAPPTMHQ, encoded by the exons ATGTCATCAAGTGGAACCCTTTGGAGCTATGAGGAAGAAAAGGCATTTGAGAATGCCATAGCTATGCATTGGATTGAAGAAGCCTCAAAAGAGCAATGGGAGAAAATTGCTTCAGCAGTTCCCACCAAAAGCATGGAAGAAGTGAAGCAGCATTACCAGGTTCTAGTGGAAGATGTAAGTGCAATAGAAGCAGGTCACATACCCTTCCCCAACTATGCTTCTGAGGAAACCACCTCTTCAAATAAGGACTTCCATGCCTCTTCCAAGGCCACAAATTCAgataaaagatcaaattgtaaCTTTGGAACTGGTTTTTCTGGTTTAGGCCATGACTCCACCACTCACAGTAGTGGTAAAGGAGCCTTGTCAAGGTCATCAGAACAAGAAAGGAGAAAAGGAATTCCATGGACTGAGGAGGAACACAG GTTATTTTTGCTTGGTCTAGACAAGTTTGGAAAAGGAGATTGGAGAAGCATTTCAAGAAACTTTGTGATATCTAGGACTCCCACACAAGTGGCAAGCCATGCACAGAAGTACTTCATAAGGTTGAATTCCATGAATAGGGACAGAAGAAGATCTAGTATCCATGACATAACTAGTGTGAACAATGGAGATGTGGCTAGCAATCAAGCACCAATTACAGGGCAACATAGTAGCACAGTTTCTTCAAGTACAATGGGTGTAGGACAATCACTGAAACACAGAGTGCAGGGTCATATACCACCTGGTTTAGGCATGTATGGAACACCAGTTGGACACCCTGTTGCTGCTCCTCCAGGGCACATGGCCTCTGCAGTTGGCACTCCTGTCATGCTTCCACCTGGACCCCACCCTCATGCTCATGCTCATgctcatcctcatcctcatcctcatcctcatccACCTTATGTTCTTCCTCTTGCTTACCCTATGGCACCTCCTACAATGCATCAATGA